The following proteins come from a genomic window of Bacillus thermozeamaize:
- a CDS encoding transcriptional regulator — translation MDREKRDYQFLAEKDIEIIAQTFKVLSDPTRIKILHLLSQDECSVTHLAEVLGMSQSAVSHQLRLLKNLRLVKFRREGHTVYYSCDDDHVIMLLKQAVQHITHD, via the coding sequence ATGGACAGAGAAAAAAGGGATTACCAGTTTCTTGCGGAAAAAGATATTGAAATTATTGCCCAGACCTTCAAGGTGCTCTCTGATCCGACCCGGATCAAAATCCTTCATTTGCTGTCCCAAGATGAATGTTCGGTGACGCATCTTGCTGAGGTGCTGGGGATGAGCCAGTCCGCCGTTTCGCATCAATTGCGGTTGCTGAAAAATTTGCGGCTGGTGAAGTTCAGAAGAGAGGGGCACACGGTCTACTATTCTTGCGATGATGACCATGTGATCATGCTCCTGAAACAAGCCGTCCAGCACATTACCCATGATTAA
- a CDS encoding transcriptional repressor — translation MTVEMALQRLKNKGYKYTGKRKEMIELLASEDRFLSAKEIMEQLQENYPGISFDTIYRNLALFKELHLVEETEIRGERYYRFSCFRTGEHHHHFICLGCGKTEPIEGCPAFENLCLPPGYEVTSHKFEVYGNCQACAEVSDSR, via the coding sequence ATGACCGTAGAGATGGCGCTCCAGCGTCTGAAAAACAAGGGCTACAAATATACGGGCAAGCGAAAAGAGATGATCGAGCTTCTGGCCTCGGAAGACCGGTTTCTCTCTGCAAAGGAGATCATGGAACAACTGCAGGAGAACTATCCCGGGATCAGCTTTGACACCATCTATCGCAATTTGGCCCTGTTTAAGGAGCTGCACCTGGTGGAAGAGACGGAGATTAGAGGAGAGCGCTATTACCGTTTTTCCTGCTTCCGTACGGGCGAACACCATCATCACTTCATTTGCCTGGGTTGCGGCAAAACGGAACCGATTGAGGGATGCCCAGCGTTCGAAAACTTGTGTTTGCCGCCGGGGTATGAAGTAACCAGTCACAAATTTGAAGTCTACGGCAACTGTCAAGCGTGCGCGGAGGTTTCGGACAGCCGCTGA
- a CDS encoding cytochrome C oxidase subunit II, producing the protein MHIHRYERIWLVLGGLILVAFLIILGSYAFIVGKTPPSHMEMVDAQTVRTSPPFNKPGLYKVGPNEYEAVMLGFAFGYTPNKMTIPLGATVHFLVTSPDVVHGLYIPKTNINMMLIPGHVNRFTHTFNKPGEYLILCHEYCGIGHQAMFATITVNDNKTA; encoded by the coding sequence TTGCACATACATAGGTATGAACGAATCTGGCTCGTTCTCGGCGGCCTGATTTTGGTCGCTTTTTTGATCATCTTGGGAAGCTATGCCTTTATCGTCGGCAAGACACCACCAAGTCATATGGAAATGGTGGACGCCCAGACCGTTCGGACCTCGCCGCCTTTTAACAAGCCGGGTTTGTACAAGGTGGGCCCAAATGAGTACGAGGCGGTGATGCTCGGATTTGCCTTTGGATATACGCCCAACAAGATGACCATTCCGCTCGGTGCCACTGTCCATTTTCTGGTCACCTCGCCGGATGTGGTGCACGGACTGTACATTCCGAAAACCAACATCAACATGATGTTGATCCCGGGACACGTCAACCGCTTCACCCACACCTTCAACAAGCCGGGAGAGTATCTCATCTTATGCCATGAATATTGCGGGATCGGCCACCAAGCAATGTTTGCCACCATCACCGTCAATGACAACAAAACAGCTTGA
- a CDS encoding thiamine biosynthesis protein ThiF: MRYSRQIRFAPIGEEGQLKLRQSRVAIVGAGALGSALANHMVRAGVGYVRIVDRDFVEMSNLQRQMLFDEEDAQKMTPKAIAAAEKLTAINSSVQIEPHVADITWQNAEELLTGVDLILDGTDNFSIRYLINDVSVKYGIPYAYGGIIGAAGTSALFIPGKTPCLACLFPDPPLPGSTETCDTAGVIGPIIHLITAIQATEALKYLVGDHQQLSGQLTHVDLWNNHFIRLQIADKTAPDCPVCVQRRFRFLEEQEATSLETVLCGRNTIQIRPAQPLNYDLDELARRLAPHGRIEQNRFLVRLHLKNHSLVLFRDGRVLIQGTDDLVTARRLYAQYIGT, from the coding sequence ATGCGATATTCACGACAAATACGCTTTGCGCCCATCGGTGAGGAGGGACAGCTCAAACTGCGCCAATCCCGCGTCGCGATCGTGGGAGCGGGCGCATTGGGGTCCGCCTTGGCCAATCACATGGTGCGGGCCGGTGTTGGCTATGTCCGAATCGTCGACCGCGACTTTGTCGAGATGAGCAACCTGCAGCGGCAAATGCTTTTTGACGAAGAAGACGCACAAAAGATGACGCCGAAAGCCATCGCCGCAGCGGAAAAGTTGACCGCGATCAACTCCAGCGTGCAAATCGAGCCGCACGTGGCGGATATCACCTGGCAGAATGCAGAAGAATTGCTGACCGGCGTGGATCTCATCCTGGACGGTACGGACAATTTTTCAATCCGTTACCTGATCAACGATGTCAGTGTCAAATACGGCATTCCCTACGCTTATGGGGGAATCATCGGCGCCGCCGGGACAAGCGCCTTGTTTATCCCCGGAAAAACCCCCTGTCTGGCCTGCCTTTTTCCAGATCCTCCTCTTCCCGGAAGCACCGAAACCTGTGACACAGCAGGGGTGATCGGCCCCATCATCCATCTGATCACGGCCATCCAGGCGACGGAAGCGCTGAAATACCTGGTCGGCGATCACCAGCAGCTGAGCGGACAACTCACCCATGTGGACTTGTGGAACAATCACTTCATCCGGTTGCAGATCGCTGACAAAACAGCGCCCGATTGCCCGGTTTGCGTCCAGCGCCGGTTCCGGTTTCTTGAAGAGCAAGAGGCGACCAGCCTGGAAACCGTGTTGTGCGGCAGAAACACCATCCAAATTCGGCCGGCTCAACCCCTAAACTATGACTTGGACGAACTGGCCCGTCGCCTGGCCCCACACGGCAGAATCGAACAAAACCGCTTTCTGGTCCGTCTCCACCTGAAAAACCACTCCCTCGTCCTCTTTCGCGACGGCCGGGTTCTCATCCAAGGCACGGACGATCTGGTGACCGCCCGCCGGTTATATGCTCAATACATTGGCACCTGA
- a CDS encoding glutamate synthase — MWKFLANLTRSLMNEVTDKAVERMARDQYTENLFELVPVARKVGPINLMETVMRAHLGQPPGRPLGSHHRFSPWEKFLFNPVHLHRFPTPEDVSIATSVTIGKRARKPLTISIPLMIAAMSFGGALSKSAKIALAKGATMIGTATNTGEAGLLKEEREAAALLIGQYNRGGWLNAPEKYRQLDAIEIQLGQGAQGSTPQRTAAKNIGPDFREAFELQEGAAAQIRSRLPGVDTKEQFVALVRQLRQETGVPVGLKIAATHFLEQELQIALEAGVDFITVDGAEGGTHAAAPTLEDDLGLPTLFAVTRAAKFLWKKKAIGDVSLIATGGLTSPGDCLKAMALGADAVYLGTLAVMALVGDQMAKTLPYEAPTSLVVYNAKMTDKLDIERSARNLFRFLNAMVREMEMVCVSLGKTSLQDVTRSDLCTLDPFLAKATGVELAYVSHDEQEAYYRRLFQPAGRIYPYEKEPFANPTPPSDEVEQPPFH; from the coding sequence ATGTGGAAATTCTTAGCCAATCTCACCCGGAGCCTGATGAACGAAGTGACGGACAAAGCGGTCGAACGGATGGCCCGTGACCAGTACACGGAAAACCTGTTTGAACTGGTGCCGGTGGCGCGGAAGGTGGGGCCGATCAACCTGATGGAAACGGTGATGCGGGCGCACCTGGGTCAGCCGCCGGGCCGGCCGCTTGGCAGTCACCATCGCTTTTCGCCGTGGGAGAAGTTTTTGTTCAATCCCGTTCATCTCCATCGGTTCCCTACGCCAGAAGATGTATCCATCGCCACCTCGGTGACCATCGGCAAGCGAGCCAGAAAACCGTTGACCATTTCCATCCCGCTCATGATTGCAGCGATGTCATTCGGAGGCGCATTGAGCAAAAGCGCGAAAATCGCCTTGGCAAAGGGCGCCACGATGATCGGCACCGCCACCAATACGGGGGAAGCAGGACTGCTGAAAGAAGAACGGGAAGCGGCCGCTCTGCTCATCGGCCAGTACAACCGCGGGGGATGGCTGAATGCGCCGGAGAAGTACCGCCAGCTGGACGCGATTGAGATTCAGTTGGGGCAAGGGGCGCAAGGCTCTACACCGCAGCGGACGGCGGCGAAAAATATCGGTCCCGATTTCAGGGAAGCGTTTGAGTTGCAAGAAGGCGCCGCCGCCCAGATCCGTTCCCGGCTTCCTGGCGTGGACACGAAGGAGCAGTTCGTCGCTCTGGTCCGGCAACTGCGGCAGGAAACCGGCGTGCCGGTCGGACTGAAGATTGCCGCCACGCATTTTTTGGAACAGGAGTTGCAAATCGCGCTAGAGGCCGGGGTGGATTTTATCACGGTGGATGGTGCCGAAGGCGGGACGCATGCGGCTGCCCCGACATTGGAGGATGATTTGGGGCTGCCCACCCTGTTTGCGGTGACGCGAGCCGCCAAATTTTTGTGGAAAAAGAAAGCCATCGGCGACGTCAGCCTGATCGCGACAGGAGGATTGACTTCGCCGGGAGATTGCTTGAAGGCGATGGCACTCGGTGCGGATGCTGTCTATTTGGGGACGCTGGCGGTGATGGCGCTGGTAGGGGATCAGATGGCCAAGACCCTGCCGTATGAAGCGCCGACCAGCCTGGTGGTGTATAACGCCAAAATGACGGACAAACTGGATATTGAACGCAGTGCCCGGAACTTGTTTCGGTTTTTGAATGCCATGGTCAGGGAGATGGAGATGGTCTGCGTCTCATTGGGAAAGACCAGTTTGCAGGACGTGACCCGGTCCGATCTTTGCACACTGGATCCCTTCCTGGCCAAAGCCACTGGCGTGGAACTGGCCTATGTTTCGCACGATGAACAGGAAGCGTACTACCGCCGCCTGTTTCAGCCGGCAGGCCGGATCTACCCCTATGAGAAGGAACCGTTTGCCAACCCGACGCCGCCCTCTGACGAAGTGGAACAGCCGCCATTTCACTGA
- a CDS encoding TIGR02679 family protein produces the protein MTMAEEWRRLFAHPVYERLFRRVRARYERLERVGGTVQLTLRDEAEREVLAGLLGRDLRGMKTVTVSLAELDRILHNSRVGLRLPEFLERYFAEPLVLRSEQERERQARWEACFRAVQRALASEEPRMSWQRKRQVAAWIDGLKSGTVPGSQLFRRLYKEDECKALNTLTLAVQALARLPEDPGSARRTPVFAAELTGDPHALDAGQPLAKLFQAGLKAILEQEPPRPTREEAENGLRDVSGSGSRVEKESSTPFPLEVEETLVEETLVEGTLCDTDSDDGADDDDWERISASLYRRCLFRRVGLLDDDISSMVATFGLSLRKIADDQTSDVHEGKTAQVYGYTAREFGHLVVLTLRHLEQDWEWDCRNPLYVMENPSVFSAIIDAWEVHRTLPVPQLVLLSGQPSVAAIRFLEQWEEQGGMFYYNGDFDWKGLEIACRLQRMFPRSFRPWRFDSVTYSRYSDVQKCPVPLPHQQSLRSLIVPWDEKLPEKIVDGGCLYQEQIVSDLIRDVLPEKR, from the coding sequence GTGACGATGGCAGAGGAATGGCGTCGGTTGTTCGCCCACCCGGTGTATGAGCGGTTATTCCGGCGAGTGCGGGCGCGTTATGAACGACTGGAACGCGTGGGAGGAACGGTGCAACTCACCTTGCGGGACGAGGCGGAACGGGAAGTGCTGGCCGGTTTGCTGGGCCGTGATTTACGGGGGATGAAGACGGTCACTGTCTCTTTGGCTGAACTCGACCGCATTTTGCACAACAGCCGTGTCGGGCTGCGGTTGCCGGAGTTTTTGGAGCGTTATTTTGCAGAACCCCTCGTGCTCCGTTCCGAACAGGAGAGGGAACGGCAAGCGCGTTGGGAGGCTTGCTTTCGCGCGGTGCAACGGGCACTTGCCAGTGAGGAGCCGAGGATGTCTTGGCAGCGGAAGCGGCAGGTGGCCGCCTGGATTGACGGCTTGAAGTCTGGAACAGTCCCTGGCAGTCAGCTGTTCAGGCGTTTGTACAAGGAGGATGAGTGTAAAGCACTGAACACGTTGACGCTTGCCGTACAGGCCCTTGCGCGGTTGCCTGAGGACCCAGGCTCGGCACGGCGGACCCCGGTCTTTGCAGCGGAACTGACCGGCGACCCTCACGCGCTTGATGCTGGACAACCCCTGGCCAAGTTGTTTCAAGCCGGACTGAAAGCCATCTTGGAACAAGAACCTCCGCGACCGACAAGAGAGGAGGCGGAAAACGGACTGCGGGATGTGTCTGGGTCAGGCAGCAGAGTAGAAAAAGAATCCTCTACTCCGTTTCCTTTAGAGGTAGAGGAAACATTGGTGGAGGAAACATTAGTAGAGGGAACACTTTGTGACACCGATTCGGATGATGGCGCGGATGACGATGACTGGGAGAGGATCAGCGCCTCCTTATACCGCCGCTGCTTGTTTCGGCGGGTTGGGCTTTTGGACGACGACATTTCATCTATGGTGGCGACGTTTGGCCTTTCGTTACGGAAAATTGCGGATGATCAAACATCCGACGTTCATGAAGGGAAAACGGCGCAAGTATATGGCTATACAGCACGAGAATTTGGCCATCTTGTCGTGTTGACGTTGCGCCATTTAGAGCAAGATTGGGAATGGGATTGCCGGAATCCGCTCTACGTGATGGAAAACCCGTCTGTTTTTAGCGCTATTATCGACGCCTGGGAGGTACACAGGACATTGCCCGTCCCACAACTGGTCTTACTGAGCGGCCAGCCCAGTGTGGCTGCGATCCGCTTCTTGGAACAGTGGGAAGAACAGGGGGGAATGTTTTATTACAATGGCGATTTTGATTGGAAAGGGTTGGAAATCGCTTGTCGCCTCCAGCGGATGTTTCCCCGTTCTTTTCGTCCATGGCGTTTCGATAGTGTAACGTATAGCCGGTACAGCGATGTGCAAAAATGCCCCGTTCCTTTGCCTCATCAACAATCGTTGCGTTCGCTCATCGTCCCATGGGATGAGAAACTGCCAGAGAAGATTGTGGATGGTGGTTGTTTGTATCAGGAGCAGATCGTGTCAGATTTGATCAGAGATGTGCTGCCGGAAAAACGTTAA
- a CDS encoding cytochrome C — MHDFVPQDRLLISAYVWVGYVMLLLGVIAGLLQVLDRTGLLNLPRPVIYYQLLTAHGIVLALVFTTFFIVGYLLAGVAKTMGGRLIPAARNWGWAGFYTMTAGVVITLVEVISNRGTVLYTFYAPMGASAAFYIGLALLVVGSWLSGIAIFIQYGRWRREHPGQRSPLFAFMAVATFVLWIVATIGVAVEVVFLLIPWALGWTETVNVMLSRALFWYFGHPLVYFWLLPVYIIWYISLPKIIGSHIFSDSLARLAFILLIIFSLPVGFHHDLTAPGIPAGWKYLQVALTMAVVFPSMMTAFAVVGTLEQAGRKKGGRGLLSWMAKLPWGDARFLAMFIAMLAFIPVGASGIINGSFQLNQLVHNTLFITGHFHLAIATTTVLTFFAASYYLIPTLTGRVFTATMNRLGIFQALFWGGGMITMSIAMYISGILGEPRRTSFTTYMDHPVREAWTPYHIWMAIGGTLAFIGGILFLIIVANLFFFAPKATEKIQFPIAETVEDIQSTPAILERWSIWIPVMIGLVTVAYLIPTWNLFVNAPPGMPPIQTW; from the coding sequence GTGCATGACTTTGTGCCACAAGACCGGCTGCTGATCAGCGCTTATGTGTGGGTCGGTTATGTCATGTTGCTGCTCGGGGTCATTGCCGGTTTGTTGCAGGTGCTCGACAGAACTGGTCTGTTGAACCTGCCCCGTCCGGTAATTTATTATCAACTCCTAACCGCACATGGGATTGTGCTGGCTCTTGTGTTTACCACCTTTTTCATTGTCGGATACCTGCTCGCCGGGGTGGCCAAGACAATGGGCGGCCGGCTGATTCCTGCGGCCAGAAATTGGGGGTGGGCAGGATTTTACACGATGACCGCTGGTGTCGTCATCACGCTGGTGGAAGTGATCAGTAATCGCGGCACGGTACTCTACACCTTTTATGCGCCAATGGGGGCTTCTGCCGCCTTTTACATCGGATTGGCCTTGCTGGTGGTCGGCAGCTGGTTAAGCGGCATCGCCATCTTCATTCAATACGGCCGTTGGCGGCGTGAACACCCGGGTCAGCGCTCGCCGCTGTTTGCCTTTATGGCGGTGGCTACGTTCGTCCTTTGGATCGTCGCGACGATCGGTGTTGCTGTGGAAGTGGTCTTTCTGCTGATCCCGTGGGCGCTCGGCTGGACCGAAACAGTCAATGTGATGCTCTCCCGCGCTTTGTTCTGGTATTTTGGTCACCCGCTCGTTTATTTCTGGCTGCTTCCGGTATACATCATCTGGTACATCAGCCTGCCGAAAATTATCGGCAGTCATATCTTCAGCGATTCTCTGGCAAGGCTTGCCTTCATCTTGCTGATCATCTTTTCCTTGCCGGTCGGATTCCACCATGATCTGACCGCACCGGGAATACCGGCAGGATGGAAGTACCTGCAGGTCGCCTTGACCATGGCCGTAGTATTTCCTTCCATGATGACCGCGTTTGCCGTTGTCGGAACGTTGGAACAGGCAGGGAGGAAGAAAGGGGGGCGGGGGCTATTGTCCTGGATGGCTAAACTGCCCTGGGGTGATGCCCGTTTTCTCGCCATGTTTATCGCGATGCTGGCGTTCATCCCTGTCGGCGCATCGGGCATCATCAATGGCAGCTTCCAATTAAACCAGCTTGTACACAATACCTTGTTCATCACGGGACATTTCCACTTGGCAATCGCCACCACGACCGTTCTGACATTTTTCGCCGCTTCATACTATCTCATCCCCACCTTGACCGGCCGGGTATTTACGGCAACCATGAACCGACTGGGCATCTTTCAGGCTTTGTTCTGGGGAGGCGGTATGATAACGATGTCCATCGCCATGTATATTAGCGGTATTTTAGGAGAACCTCGCCGGACCAGTTTCACCACGTACATGGATCACCCGGTTCGGGAGGCATGGACGCCCTACCATATTTGGATGGCGATTGGCGGGACCCTGGCGTTTATTGGAGGTATCCTTTTTCTCATCATCGTGGCCAACCTGTTTTTCTTCGCACCCAAGGCAACAGAGAAGATCCAGTTTCCGATCGCTGAAACGGTCGAAGACATCCAGTCCACACCGGCCATTCTCGAACGGTGGAGTATCTGGATCCCGGTGATGATCGGACTGGTCACAGTGGCCTACCTGATTCCGACCTGGAACTTGTTCGTCAATGCACCTCCAGGAATGCCCCCCATTCAGACCTGGTAA
- a CDS encoding metal ABC transporter permease, whose protein sequence is MFDWLQYGFMVRALVAGVLLSVCLPWLGTFLVLRRQALTADTLSHVSMAGVAAGLLLGFSPSFFALLFALIGTMLMERLRRLYSGYPELGLSVLLSTGLALAVVLIGLGKGYHLDIFSYLFGSIIVTDAADVWLLAGLAAATGVFVGVYSPALFSMVFDEEHARLNQVPVRRLNRLFAILTALVIAASIRIVGVLLISSLLVLPVAISMYLARGFWQTAWLATGISLVAMMTGLLLSYYLGLAPGGSVVLLLVFMLAVVSGAKRLAARRFSSPT, encoded by the coding sequence ATGTTTGATTGGTTGCAATACGGATTTATGGTGCGGGCATTGGTGGCCGGGGTGCTCCTTTCGGTATGCCTGCCGTGGTTAGGGACGTTTCTTGTGTTGCGCCGGCAGGCGCTGACCGCCGACACCTTGTCCCACGTTTCCATGGCCGGTGTGGCGGCGGGGCTCTTGCTCGGGTTTTCCCCGAGCTTTTTTGCATTGTTGTTTGCACTGATTGGCACGATGCTCATGGAGCGCTTGCGGCGCCTGTATTCAGGCTATCCTGAGCTGGGACTGTCTGTCCTGCTCTCCACCGGCCTGGCACTGGCGGTGGTGCTCATCGGATTGGGAAAAGGGTATCATCTGGACATCTTCAGTTATCTGTTCGGCAGCATTATCGTGACGGATGCCGCTGATGTCTGGTTGCTCGCAGGGCTCGCTGCGGCAACTGGCGTTTTTGTCGGCGTGTACTCTCCAGCTCTTTTTTCGATGGTGTTTGATGAGGAACATGCGAGACTGAATCAGGTGCCGGTCCGTCGCCTGAACCGCTTATTTGCCATTCTGACGGCGCTCGTCATTGCCGCATCCATCCGGATTGTCGGCGTCCTGCTCATCTCTTCCCTGCTTGTCTTGCCCGTGGCCATCAGCATGTATCTCGCACGCGGGTTTTGGCAAACGGCATGGCTTGCAACCGGCATTTCCCTTGTGGCCATGATGACCGGCTTGCTTCTTTCTTACTACCTGGGGCTTGCACCGGGCGGAAGCGTTGTCCTGTTGCTTGTATTCATGTTGGCTGTCGTGTCGGGCGCCAAGCGGCTTGCAGCCAGACGGTTTTCCTCGCCAACATGA